The segment CACCAGGTGGAGGAGAAATGGTATCGTTATTGGGAGGAGCGTGGCTATTTCAGGGCCGATGAAGATTCGGAGCGCAAGGCCTATTCCATTGTTATCCCCCCGCCCAATGTAACTGGTGTCCTTCATATCGGACACGCACTCAA is part of the Terriglobia bacterium genome and harbors:
- a CDS encoding class I tRNA ligase family protein, whose translation is MASKVLDKSYDPHQVEEKWYRYWEERGYFRADEDSERKAYSIVIPPPNVTGVLHIGHAL